A region of the Amycolatopsis sp. cg13 genome:
CTGGATGTCGCCGCCGTGCTGGCTGATCGAGGACCCGGACATCTGGACGGTCCAGAACAAGGCCGGCGAGAAACTCGTCATCACGCTCGCCGAGGTCATGCACGATTCGAAGCACGAACTCGGCGTCGACCCTGGCCTGCAGAAGGACGGCGTGGAAGCGCACCTGCAGGAACTGCTCGCCGAGCACATCAAAACCCTCGGCGACGGCTACACCCTGGTCCGCCGCGAATACCCGACCGCGATCGGGCCCGTGGACATCATGGCCCGCGACGCCAACGGCGGTTCGGTCGCGGTGGAAATCAAGCGCCGCGGCGAAATCGACGGTGTCGAGCAGTTGACCCGGTACCTCGAACTCCTCAACCGCGACCCGCTGCTCGCCCCGGTGCAGGGCGTGTTCGCGGCGCAGGTGATCAAGCCGCAGGCGCGCGTCCTCGCCGAGGACCGCGGGATCCGCTGCCTGGTCCTGGACTACGACGCGTTGCGCGGCACGGATTCCGACGAGTTCCGGCTGTTCTGACGGCGGTCAGGAAGCGATCGGCTGCTGATACCGCAGCGCCTGGGTCGCGACCCGCGCTCCGAGGTGGCGCGCCGTGGTGAGGTCCGCGGCGTGGACGGCGTCCGGGCCCTGGTCGTTCCACGTTTGTGCGCCCGCGCCGAGGTAGAAGCCGAGCCGGTTGTCGTCGTGTTCGCTGCTGGTGGTGGTGTTCCAGCCGGGCATCAGGCCGAGGCTGACCCAGTGCATGCCGTGCTGCGCGGCGAGCAGCGCGAGGTACTGCAGCGTGTGCAGTTTGTCCCCGCTCATCGATCCGGAGTTGGTGAACCCGGACGCGAGTTTGTCCAGCCAGCGCTGGGTCATCCAGCGCTTCGAGGTCGCCTCGGCGAACGCGTGGAACGCCCCGGACGCCGATCCCATGTAGGTCGGGGTGCCGAAGACGATCGCGTCGGCGGCGTCGAGGGTTTCCCACTTCGCGTCGGACATCTCGGCTACGTCGACCAGGTCGACGCGAGCTCCGGGCACTGATTCGACACCCTCGCCGACGGCCTTCGCGAGCTCGAGCGTGTGCCCGTATCCGGAGTAGTAGGCGATGGCGACGTGCACAGAAGGCATGAGCTGATCCTTTCGGTGTTGACGTTGATAACGCTATTACCGTGACAGCGTCAGTGTCAACGTCAACAGAATTCTGTTATCGTCGGCACATGGCAGTGGAGGACCAGCGCGAGCGCATCCTGAGCGAAGCGGTGAAATTGCTGACCGCGGCCGGACCGTCGGGGCTGTCCACCCGGGCTGTCGCGACGGCGGCCGGAGTGCAAACACCCACGCTGTACCGGCTTTTCGCGGACAAGGACGGGCTGCTCGACGCCGTGGCCACCTTCGGTTTCGAGAGCTACCTCGCGGAAAAACGCGCGTTCGAACCCGGTGACGACCCGATCGACGACCTGCGCCGCGGCTGGGACGTGCACGTCGCGTTCGGGCTGGCCAACCCCGCGATCTACGCGCTGATGTACGGAAGCGTCCGGCCGGGCAGCCGGCCCGCGGCAGTCGCGGAAAACCGGGCCATCCTGTGCGGCATGCTCGAACGCGCCAACGCCCAAGGCCTGCTCCGGACCTCGGTCGAGGCGGCCGCGGTGGCCATCGAGGCGTCCACGACCGGCGCGGTTCTGCACCTGCTCGCCCAGCCGGAAGAAACGCGGGATGTCGAGTTGATCCGGCCGTTGCGCGACATCGTGCTCAACGCGCTGACCGAGCAAGACGCACCTGAGGAGAGTTCCCCGATCGCCGACCGTGCGCAGGCATTGCTCGGGATCGTCACGCCCACTAAAGACGCCGACCCGGTGACCGATGCGGGCTTCAGCGTCTCCGAAGCCGGTCTGCTGCGCGAATGGCTCGCCCGGCTCGAAGAGGCCAGCCGGTAACTGAAAAGGGCTCCCGACCCAGGTCGGGAGCCCTCAGTTCAGTGCATACGTCAGATCGTCGATCCGGGTTGCGGGGCAGCCGGACCAGCCGCGCCCCGGCGCTGCGCCGCCTTCGCCTCGAACCAGTCCTTGACCTGTTGCTGGAACAGCGTCGTCACCACCAGCCCGGCCAGCACCAGCCCCACGAGCGCCTGCGGGCTGCCGGACACCAGGTTGATCAGCCCGCCGATCGCGGACAGCCCCTCGCACACCAGCAGCGCCCACCGGCCCCAGTCGTAGCCGAGCAGGATCGCGATGCCGGACGCCAGCAGTCCGGCGGCGAAGACGTAGGACAGGAATTCGATCAGGTACAGGACCCCGGCCGGGTCTTGGCCGTGGTCCACCCATCTCGCGATCTCCAGCTGGGCGAAGATGCCGAATATGCCGTTGAGCAGCGCCTGAAGGAACACGAACACGAGCGCGCCGCGCAGTCGTCCTGGCATGCGGAGAGGGGAAGCGGGACCGGTCATCACAGGGGAGTCCTTTCCGGGGTCCTCGAAGGTTCCGGGATCTTATGGGCGGCGACGGGGAACCCTCCCGAATCGGGTGAATCTGTGACCTTGGTGAGTCCTTGTCCGGTGATGCGACAGGACTCAACACGGGTGCTTCCGGGCACGCGGAATGCACAGGTCAGCGGCAGGTTGGTGAAAAACCGCGGTGTCGGGGTGCCTGTTCGGAATCCATGCAGTACTGTCCCGGTCTGACAGGAACGATGGTGTTTTCTGTGTGAGAATGTTTGATTCGGAGGTGGCAGGGGTGCCGTTCCTCGCCGACGCGAACTTGCGGCTCGACGCGAGTCCGATCGACTACATCGAGTTGGCGTTCTATTTCGTCCTGGTGCTCGGTATCGGCGCTCTCGCCCGAAGGCAGGTGTCGAGCAGCCTCGACTTCCTGCTGTCGGGCCGGTCGCTGCCCGCGTGGGTCACCGGCCTGGCGTTCATTTCCGCGAACCTCGGCGCGGTCGAGGTCATGGGCATGTCCGCCAACGGCGTCCTCTACGGCCTGCCGACGGTCCACTACTTCTGGATCGGCGCCATCCCGGCGATGCTGTTCCTCGGCCTCGTGATGATGCCGTTCTACTACGGCTCCAAGGTCCGCAGCGTGCCCGAGTTCATGCGCCGCCGGTTCGGGCCGACCGCGCACCTCGTCAACGGCATCAGCTTCGCCGCGGCGCAGATCCTCATCGCGGGCGCGAACCTGTTCCTGCTGGCCAGCGTCGTGAACCTGCTGCTGGGCTGGCCGCTGTGGGTGTCGATCGTCATCGCCGCCGCCATCGTGCTCGGCTACACCGCGCTGGGCGGGCTGTCCGCCGCGATCTACAACGAGGTGCTGCAGTTCTTCGTGATCGTCGTGGCGCTGCTGCCGCTCACCATCGTCGGCCTGGTCAAGGTCGGCGGCTGGCAGGGCCTTGTCGACAAGATCACGCACAGTCCCGGCGGCACCGCGCAGCTGCACTCCTGGCCGGGCGACAACCTGACCGGCTTCGGCAACAACTTCCTGTCCGTCCTCGGCATCGTGTTCGGCCTCGGCTTCGTGCTGTCGTTCGGCTACTGGACGACGAACTTCGTCGAGGTCCAGCGCGCGATGGCGTCGAAGAGCATGTCGGCCGCGCGGCGCACGCCGATCATCGGCGCGTTCCCGAAGATGCTGGTGCCGTTCATCGTCATCATCCCCGGCATGATCGCCGGCGTCGTGGTCCCGGAGTACTTGCAGGACAAGGGACTTCTGCTCGCGGACAAACCGGCCACGAGCGGGGTCACCGCGAACAACGCGCTTCTGCTGCTGATGCGCGACCTGCTGCCCAACGGCATCCTCGGCATCGCGATCGCCGGTCTGCTCGCGTCGTTCATGGCGGGCATGGCGGCGAACCTCAGTTCGTTCAACACCGTGTTCACGTACGACATCTGGCAGACGTACGTGAAGAAGGACAAGCCGGACGGCTACTACCTGAACCTCGGCCGCAAGACCACGGTCGTCGCGACCGTGCTGGCTATCGGCACCGCGTTCGTCGCGTCGCAGTCCGCGAACATTCTGACCTACCTGCAGGACCTGTTCTCGTTCTTCAACGCGCCGCTGTTCGCCACGTTCATCCTCGGCATGTTCTGGAAGCGGATGACCGCGGCCGCCGGGTGGATCGGCCTGGTGGCCGGTACCGCGTCGGCGATCACCATCTGGGCGCTCTCGCAGCTGGACGTGCTCTCCCTTGCCGGTCAGGGCACCAGCTTCGTGGCGGCGGGCACCGCGTTCGTCGTCGACATCGTGGTGAGCATCGGGGTTTCGCTGGCCACTCAGCCGAAGCCGGACGCGCAGCTCGTCGGCCTGGTCTACTCGCTCACGCCGCGCGACGCGCTCAAGCACGACAACACCGGCGAGAACGCGGGCTGGTACCGCAAGCCGGGTCTGCTGGCCGGCATCGTCCTCGTGCTCACCATCGCCCTCAACATCATCTTCTGAGGAGGCCCGCATGACCGAGAAAACCTCGCGGCCGCACAAGGCGGGCGCCTTCGACATCCGGCTGATCATCGCGTTGCTGCTCGGCGTCTACGGCGTGATCCTCACGATCATGGGCGCCGGGTTCACCAGCGACGAGGATCTGAAGAAGGCCGCCGACGTGAACATCAACCTCTGGTCGGGCATCGGCCTGCTGGTGGTGACCGCGTTGTTCGTGCTGTGGGCGGTGCTGCGGCCGCTGGTCGTGCCGCCGTCCACGGAAACGACGGAAAGCTCACCCGCCGAATAACCGGGTTGTTCCCACGTCCGGCAACCTAGCCCGCTAGGTTGCCGGACGTGGTGCACGATCGCCGGTTCGGCCGGTTCCTGAAGTTGTCCGCCCTGGTCGCCGCGGGCATCGTCGCGGCGTCCGCTGTGTCCGCGTGCGGCGGCCCGAATCTGGGCAAGGAGAACTTCGCGCGCACGACCGTCCCCGCCGCCGGGGACGGCGCCGCGACTTCCGGCCCCATCACCGATCCCGCGGTCGCCCCGGCCGTCCTGCGCGACCTGCTGCCGTGCCAGTTCGTCGACAAGACCGCGATGAGCCCGCTCGGCACGATGCAGGGCGAGGCGACGGCGTCGAGCACGCAGTTCGACTCCTGCGTCGCCAAGGCGAACGACCCGGGCGGCAAGGAAATCCGCGCGAGCGTCGAGGTCGGCGGCATCGTGACGTTCGCTTCGGACAAGACCACCGGCGCCGTCGGCGGGCTGCCGCAGGTCGAGGTGCCCGACCTCGGCGGCGGGTCCGGCTGCGTGGTCAGCGCGCTCACCGCGCGGAACCCGTCCTTCGGAGTGTCCTTCCGGATCGACTACACCGGCGGCGACGCCTGCGCGGCCGGCCGCAAGCTCGTCGCGACGGCCGTCGAGAAACTGCACAACAACCCGCAGAAGTACACGCCAGGCCCGGGCTCGCTGCTGGCTGTCGACCCGTGCACGGTGCTCGACACCGCCGCGGTGGACGGCGTCGTGAAGGGCGGGACGCCGAGGGCGTCCGGGCTGCACTCGTGCGAATGGGGCCTCATCCCGAGCGTCCGGGTGACGATGTTCCCCGGCATCGCGCCGTCCGAGGGCGACGGCTGGCTGAAGGCCGACGTCGGCACGCCGAACCAGGCGTACGCGAAGCAGGGCACCTCCGGGTCGAGCTGCCAGGTCAAATGGCAGCACCGGCAGTGGAAGGAAGACCACGTCGAGGTTGTCCAGCTGGAGTACACGAACTCCGACGCGCAGGCGGACAAGGACGACCCGTGCGGCAAGACCGTCGGGCTGGCCAAGCAGCTGGCCGGGAAACTGCCCAAGGCGTGACCAGGGGGCGCTTTGCGGCGGGCCGGGCGACCTCATAGGTTGGGGTCCGTCCACGACGCCGAGGTGCCGGAGGTCCGCCATGAAGAAGATCATCAACGATCCGGCGGCCGTCGTCGCCGAATCGCTGAGAGGGCTCGCGGTCGCGCACGCGGACCTGCTGCGCGTGCGCGACGATCCGGCGCTGGTCGTGCGCGCGGACGCGCCGGTGGCGGGCAAGGTCGCGGTGGTCTCCGGCGGCGGGTCCGGGCACGAACCGCTGCACGGCGGGTTCGTCGGTCCCGGGATGCTCGACGCCGCGGTGCCCGGTCCGGTGTTCACCTCGCCGACCCCGGACGCGGTGCAGGGCGCGATCGCCGCCACCACCGGTCCGGCCGGTGCGCTGCTGATCGTGAAGAACTACACCGGCGACGTGCTGAACTTCGAGACCGCCGCCGAACTGGCCGCGGCCGAGGACCTGGACGTGCGCAGCGTGGTCATCGACGACGACGTGGCGGTCAAGGATTCCACGTTCACCGCCGGGCGGCGCGGCGTCGGCGGAACCGTGCTGCTGGAGAAGATCACTGGCGCGGCGGCCGAGCGCGGCGATTCGCTGGATGCGGTGGAAGCGTTGGCGCGCAAGGTGATCGGGCAGGTGCGGTCGATCGGGGTGGCGCTGTCCGCGCCGACCGTTCCGCACGTCGGCGAGCCGAGTTTCGACCTCGGCGACAACGAAATCGAATTCGGCATCGGCATCCACGGCGAGCCCGGCCGCGAGCGGATCCCCGCCGTGCCGGCCGACGCGCTGGTCGCCCGGATGGTCGAGGCGGTGGTGTCCGATCTGCCGTTCTCCTCCGGCGACAAGGTGCTGCTGTTCACCAACTCGATGGGCGGCACGCCGCAGCTGGAGCTGTACCTCGCGCATGGCATCGCCGAGCGGCTGCTGGCCGAGCGCGGCATCCTGGTCGAACGCAGGCTGGTCGGCCCGTACATCACGAGCCTGGAAATGCAGGGCATCAGCCTGACCCTGCTGAAATTGGACGACGAGCTTACGCAGCTGTGGGACGCGCCGGTGCGCACGCCCGCGCTGCGGTGGGGGATCTGATGGCCTGCACTGCCGAAGGGGTCGCGGCCGCGGTGCGCGCCGCCGCCGAAGTGATCGCCGAACACCGCACCGAACTGGTGGACCTCGACCGTGCGATCGGCGACGCCGACCACGGCGAAAACCTGAGCCGCGGCTTCACCGCGATCGTCTCCGCGCTGGAGACCGCGGTGCCGGAAACGCCCGCCGGGGTGGTGAAACTCGCTGCCACCACACTGATTTCCAAGGTCGGCGGCGCGGCCGGACCGCTTTACGGCACGGCTTTCCTGCGTGCGTCGGCGAAGCTCGGCGACGCGGCGGAGATCGACGTTCCGCTGCTGCTGGACGCATTGCGCGCGGCCTTGGAAGGCGTGCAAGCGCGCGGCAAGGCGGTCGGCGGCGACGCGACGATGGTCGACGCGCTGATCCCGGCCATCTCGGCGGCTGAAGGCGCTGCCGACGGCACGATCGCCGATGTGCTCACCGCCGCGGCGGACGGGGCCGACCGCGGCGCGGAGTCCACTGTGGACTTGATCCCGCGCAAGGGCCGCGCCTCGTACCTCGGGGAACGCGCGGTCGGGCACATGGATCCGGGTGCCCGTTCGACAGCTCTGCTGCTGCGCGCGTTCGCGGAGGCCGCCCGGTGACCGTCGGAATCGTTCTTGTGTCGCACAGCGCGAAACTGGCCAAAGGACTGGCCGAACTGGCTGCTCAGATGGCCCCGGACGTCCGGATCGTCCCGGCGGGCGGGCTGCCCGACGGCGGCGGCATCGGCACCGACTACGACGAGGTCGTGGCCGCCACTCAGCGCGCCGATTCGGGCGACGGCGTGGTGCTGCTGTACGACCTCGGCAGCGCGCAGATGACCGCTGAGCTGGCGGTGGAGTCGCTGGCCGACCCGTCCGCCGCGGTGGTCGTCGACGCACCGCTGGTGGAAGGCGCGGTGGCGGCGGCCGTCGCTGCGCAGGGCGGCGCGAACGCCAAGGCGGTGGGCGAGGCCGCGGCGAGTGCCGGGGTCGCGCCCGACCTGGCTTTCACCGAGGCTTCGGCGGCCGGCGAGGAAGGCGTGGTGGAGAAGGAATTCACGCTGACCAACGACGTCGGCCTGCACGCGCGCCCGGCCGCGGTCGTGGTGCGCAGCCTGGCCGAATTCGAGGCCGAGGTGTCGATCCGGCTGGGCGAGCAGGAGGCGGACGCGCACAGCGTGCTGGCGCTGATGTCCCTCGGTGCGCGGCAAGGCGACCGGATCGTGGTGCGGGCCCGCGGACTGCAGGCGAGCGAGGCGGTCGCGAAGGTGGCCGAGCTGGTGGAGGCGAACTTCGGGGAGTGACCTGCGGGTTTCCGACCGGGTGACTTCGCCCTGACTGACTCGATTCCGATGTGCTTTCGGAGGTCTCGCGTGGCACAGTGAGCGGCAATTACCAGCGGGTAACCTCTGGAGGCCTTGTGGCACGGGAAATCTCGACGGTCGGTGTGGTCGGTCTTGGCACGATGGGCGCGGGCATCGCGGAGGTGCTCGCCCGCAGCGGGCTCGACGTGATCGCGGTGGAACTGGACGAGGCGGGCGTCGAACGCGGCCTCGGCCACCTGCGGCATTCGACCGAACGCGCGCTCGCGGGCGGGAAGCTCGACGAGGCGGGCCGGGAGGCGCTGCTGGGCCGGATCCGCGCCACCACCTCGCTCGCCGATCTGTCCGAAGTGGACCTGGTGATCGAGGCTATCCCGGAGAACCTCGCGGCGAAAGCCGAGGTGTTCACCCAGTTGGACCAGGTGACGCGGCCGGACGTGGTGTTCGCGTCCAACACATCGTCGCTGTCGATCACCGAGATCGGCGTGCACACCGCGCGGCCGGGCAAGGTCGTCGGGATGCACTTCTTCAACCCGGCTCCGGTGCTGAAACTGGTCGAGGTCGTGCGCACGGTGGTGACGGAACCGGACGTGGTCTCCGACATCGTGGAATTCGCGCAGAAGCTGGGCAAATCGCCGGTGGTGATGGGCGACCGGGCCGGGTTCATCGCGAACGCGCTGCTGTTCGGCTACCTCAACCACGCGGTGCGGATGTACGAGCAGCGGTATGCCACCCGCGAAGATCTTGACGCGGCAATGCGATTCGGCTGCGGCTACCCGATGGGCCCGCTCGCGCTGCTCGATTTGATCGGGCTGGACACCGCGTACGAAATCCTCGACACGATGTACCACCAATCCCGCAACCGGCTGCACGCTCCCGCACCGCTGCTGAAGCAGATGATCACCGCGGGTCAGCTGGGACGAAAGAGCGGCCACGGTTTTTACACTTACGACGCCCCGGATTCGCCGGTGGTGGTGGATTCGGTCGCTTCGTCCGAAGTGGACTCTTCGGTGGCTCGCGAAGTGCGCACCGTCGGCGTGATCGGCACCGGGACCATGGCCACCGGCATCGCGGAAGTGTTCGCCAAGCGCGGTTTTGACGTCGTGCTGCGCGCGCGGAGCATGGAGAAGGCGCAAGCGTCGGTGGCGAAGGTGAAGAAGTCGCTCGACAAGGCCGTGGTGAAGGGCAAACTGTCCGAAGAGGACGCTGTCGCCGCGCTTGGCCGGATCCGCCCGGTGACGGAGTTCGAGGAACTCGCCGAGGTCGACCTGGTGGTCGAGGCGGTGGCCGAGGAGCTTTCCGTTAAGCAGGCGGTGTTTTCGGCGTTGGACGAGGTCGTCCGGCCGGGCGCGGTGCTCGCGACCACGACGTCCTCGCTGCCGGTCATCGAATGCGCGGCGGCGACCTCGCGTCCCGGCGACGTGGTCGGCCTGCACTTCTTCAACCCGGCACCGGTGATGAAACTGGTGGAAGTCGTTTCGACGATCGCGACCGCCCCGGATGTCACCGCCACCGCGACGGCAGTGTGCGCGGCGGTCGGCAAACACCCTGTCCATTGCGGCGACCGGGCCGGATTCATCGTGAACGCGTTGTTGTTCCCGTATCTCAACGACGCGGTGAAAATGCTGGAGGCGCATTACGCCTCGGCGGACGACATCGACACCGCGATGAAGGTCGGCTGCGGGTTGCCGATGGGACCGTTCGAATTGCTGGACGTAGTCGGGCTGGACGTGTCGCTGGCGATCGAGCGGACGCTGTTCAACGAGTTCCGCGAAGAAGGCTTTGCTCCAGCGCCGTTGCTGGAGCACCTGGTGACCGCCGGACGATTGGGACGCAAGACGGGCAAGGGCTTCAAGGACTACTGACGTTTGTACGTGTAGAGAATGAAGCCGTCGTGGAATTTTCCTACCCGATCGTAAAGCGCGCGGGCCGGGGCGTCCTCGAGCGTATTCCAATAGAGCGACGGAAAACCGTGCTCCTCGGCGTCGCGGGCGACCCATTCGATCAACGCCGTCGCGACTCCCTTGCGCCGGACGTTCTCGGACACGAACAGGTCGGCGAGGTAGCACTTCCCGGAGTACCAGATGCTGGCGTGGAACAGGTAGTGCGCGATGCCGACCATCGCACCGTCCAGCTTGGCGGCGATCCCGCGGATCCGGTCGTCGTCAAGCAGGCGGCGCCAGGTCCGGTCGTAGCTTTCGTCGGCGCGCTCGACGTCGAAGTAGGCGTCTTTGCCGCGGGCGAGAGTTTCCCAGTCGCCGCGGTCGGATTCGGTCAGGAAGCTGATCTGCACCCGTCCATCTTGCGCTGCCGCGCGTAATCAGCGCAGGGGCAAGCTTTCGAGGGTGAACACCGGGCTGGCCGGCGGTTCACCGCGCAGGTACCCGTTCATCTGGGAGTTGCTCGCCAGCAGTCGGTCCCCGCTCACGGCGACGCCGGTCGTGGTATCGGCCCCCGGATAGGTGCGGTCGCCGACGACGGTGGCCTGGGTGTAATCGCAGGACAGCCGCACAGTGGTGATCTCATTGTTCACGGAGCGTGCGACGTACAGCGTGTTCCCGCGCAGCACCATGCCGTCGGCACTGGGCAGGGGCGGCGCGGCGATCTTGCGGATTTCGCCGGTCGCGAGGGTGAGCCGGTAGAGCGCGCCGCTGTACCAGTAGCCGATGATCAGCGATTTTCCGTCGGGGGTGGCGCCGATGCCGTTGCCGTTGGACTGGCCGGCCACGTAGTCCGGCAGGCGATAGGCGGTCTGGAGAATCCGGTGGGCGCCGGTGGCCGGGCCGTGCACCTCGGCGGCCGGGATCCGGTAGAGCACGGGGCGGAACGAGTCGGTGACGTAGACGTCGCCGTTGGGTGCGATGGCTTCGTCGTTCACGAGGGTCTTCTCGCCCGAGTCGGGGACGCTATAGCTGGCAACGAGTTTCCCGGTGCTGGTGTAGGTGAACAAGCGCCCGGTGAACGCTCCGGCGACCACCAGGCGATTGCCGCTGACCTTGATCCCGGCGACCTCGGTGCGGCCGTCGCCACCGCCGGGCAGGAAGGGATCGAGCGTCTTCGACCCGAGGCGCCCGCGGTAGACGGTGCCGTCGGCGATGCTGCCGGTGTAGACGTACCGGTTGTCTGTCGCGATGCTTTCGGGATAGGCGTTGGCGCCGTTGATGGTGATCGTGGCGGGGCTGCCTTCACGGGTTGCGGCCGTGGCGGGAACCGCGAGGGCAGTCAGGGCGGTGAGGGCGAGCAGCGCGGTGCGGGGGTACATCGTGGGGGCACCTTTCCGGTGTCGGCGGGACTTCCTGCCGCAGGACTCCCGCGGCGTCGCGGTCCACGATGACCTGGTGACTTCCTATCGGGAAGTAGCCACTTTTTGGTAAGGTAGCCACCCATTGGAAAGCAGTGAGGTGAGCGCTGTGGCAACCGCCAAGGCCGTGACCGGGACGACAACCTCGTGGGATCCGTACACGCGCGGATGCCCGTCCCGCGACCTCCTCGACCGGATCGGCGACAAGTGGTCGATCCTCGTGCTCGGCGAACTCGGCAAAGAGGGACCGTGCCGGTTCACCCAGCTGCGCAACCGATTGGCGGGAGTGAGCGAGAAGATGCTCACCCAGACGCTGCGCGCCCTCGAACGCGACGGCATCGTCCGGCGAACGGTGTACCCGACCGTGCCGGTACGCGTGGAGTACGCACTGACTCCGTTGGGCGAGTCGCTGCGGGCACCCTTGAAGGCGCTCACGGAGTGGTCGGTGGTGCACTTGAACGAGGTTCTCGATGCCCGCGAGGAGTACGACAACCGCGCTTCGCAGTCCGGCTGAGCAGGGCTTGTTGTTGCTTCGCGTTGCGCGAGCCTGCCAGTCAGCTCATCGGTTGC
Encoded here:
- the nucS gene encoding endonuclease NucS, which codes for MRLVVARCQVDYVGRLTAHLPMANRVLMVKADGSVLVHSDGGSYKPLNWMSPPCWLIEDPDIWTVQNKAGEKLVITLAEVMHDSKHELGVDPGLQKDGVEAHLQELLAEHIKTLGDGYTLVRREYPTAIGPVDIMARDANGGSVAVEIKRRGEIDGVEQLTRYLELLNRDPLLAPVQGVFAAQVIKPQARVLAEDRGIRCLVLDYDALRGTDSDEFRLF
- a CDS encoding flavodoxin family protein, with the protein product MPSVHVAIAYYSGYGHTLELAKAVGEGVESVPGARVDLVDVAEMSDAKWETLDAADAIVFGTPTYMGSASGAFHAFAEATSKRWMTQRWLDKLASGFTNSGSMSGDKLHTLQYLALLAAQHGMHWVSLGLMPGWNTTTSSEHDDNRLGFYLGAGAQTWNDQGPDAVHAADLTTARHLGARVATQALRYQQPIAS
- a CDS encoding TetR/AcrR family transcriptional regulator, producing the protein MAVEDQRERILSEAVKLLTAAGPSGLSTRAVATAAGVQTPTLYRLFADKDGLLDAVATFGFESYLAEKRAFEPGDDPIDDLRRGWDVHVAFGLANPAIYALMYGSVRPGSRPAAVAENRAILCGMLERANAQGLLRTSVEAAAVAIEASTTGAVLHLLAQPEETRDVELIRPLRDIVLNALTEQDAPEESSPIADRAQALLGIVTPTKDADPVTDAGFSVSEAGLLREWLARLEEASR
- a CDS encoding sodium:solute symporter family protein, whose translation is MPFLADANLRLDASPIDYIELAFYFVLVLGIGALARRQVSSSLDFLLSGRSLPAWVTGLAFISANLGAVEVMGMSANGVLYGLPTVHYFWIGAIPAMLFLGLVMMPFYYGSKVRSVPEFMRRRFGPTAHLVNGISFAAAQILIAGANLFLLASVVNLLLGWPLWVSIVIAAAIVLGYTALGGLSAAIYNEVLQFFVIVVALLPLTIVGLVKVGGWQGLVDKITHSPGGTAQLHSWPGDNLTGFGNNFLSVLGIVFGLGFVLSFGYWTTNFVEVQRAMASKSMSAARRTPIIGAFPKMLVPFIVIIPGMIAGVVVPEYLQDKGLLLADKPATSGVTANNALLLLMRDLLPNGILGIAIAGLLASFMAGMAANLSSFNTVFTYDIWQTYVKKDKPDGYYLNLGRKTTVVATVLAIGTAFVASQSANILTYLQDLFSFFNAPLFATFILGMFWKRMTAAAGWIGLVAGTASAITIWALSQLDVLSLAGQGTSFVAAGTAFVVDIVVSIGVSLATQPKPDAQLVGLVYSLTPRDALKHDNTGENAGWYRKPGLLAGIVLVLTIALNIIF
- the dhaK gene encoding dihydroxyacetone kinase subunit DhaK, whose translation is MKKIINDPAAVVAESLRGLAVAHADLLRVRDDPALVVRADAPVAGKVAVVSGGGSGHEPLHGGFVGPGMLDAAVPGPVFTSPTPDAVQGAIAATTGPAGALLIVKNYTGDVLNFETAAELAAAEDLDVRSVVIDDDVAVKDSTFTAGRRGVGGTVLLEKITGAAAERGDSLDAVEALARKVIGQVRSIGVALSAPTVPHVGEPSFDLGDNEIEFGIGIHGEPGRERIPAVPADALVARMVEAVVSDLPFSSGDKVLLFTNSMGGTPQLELYLAHGIAERLLAERGILVERRLVGPYITSLEMQGISLTLLKLDDELTQLWDAPVRTPALRWGI
- the dhaL gene encoding dihydroxyacetone kinase subunit DhaL — protein: MACTAEGVAAAVRAAAEVIAEHRTELVDLDRAIGDADHGENLSRGFTAIVSALETAVPETPAGVVKLAATTLISKVGGAAGPLYGTAFLRASAKLGDAAEIDVPLLLDALRAALEGVQARGKAVGGDATMVDALIPAISAAEGAADGTIADVLTAAADGADRGAESTVDLIPRKGRASYLGERAVGHMDPGARSTALLLRAFAEAAR
- the dhaM gene encoding dihydroxyacetone kinase phosphoryl donor subunit DhaM codes for the protein MTVGIVLVSHSAKLAKGLAELAAQMAPDVRIVPAGGLPDGGGIGTDYDEVVAATQRADSGDGVVLLYDLGSAQMTAELAVESLADPSAAVVVDAPLVEGAVAAAVAAQGGANAKAVGEAAASAGVAPDLAFTEASAAGEEGVVEKEFTLTNDVGLHARPAAVVVRSLAEFEAEVSIRLGEQEADAHSVLALMSLGARQGDRIVVRARGLQASEAVAKVAELVEANFGE
- a CDS encoding 3-hydroxyacyl-CoA dehydrogenase family protein — encoded protein: MAREISTVGVVGLGTMGAGIAEVLARSGLDVIAVELDEAGVERGLGHLRHSTERALAGGKLDEAGREALLGRIRATTSLADLSEVDLVIEAIPENLAAKAEVFTQLDQVTRPDVVFASNTSSLSITEIGVHTARPGKVVGMHFFNPAPVLKLVEVVRTVVTEPDVVSDIVEFAQKLGKSPVVMGDRAGFIANALLFGYLNHAVRMYEQRYATREDLDAAMRFGCGYPMGPLALLDLIGLDTAYEILDTMYHQSRNRLHAPAPLLKQMITAGQLGRKSGHGFYTYDAPDSPVVVDSVASSEVDSSVAREVRTVGVIGTGTMATGIAEVFAKRGFDVVLRARSMEKAQASVAKVKKSLDKAVVKGKLSEEDAVAALGRIRPVTEFEELAEVDLVVEAVAEELSVKQAVFSALDEVVRPGAVLATTTSSLPVIECAAATSRPGDVVGLHFFNPAPVMKLVEVVSTIATAPDVTATATAVCAAVGKHPVHCGDRAGFIVNALLFPYLNDAVKMLEAHYASADDIDTAMKVGCGLPMGPFELLDVVGLDVSLAIERTLFNEFREEGFAPAPLLEHLVTAGRLGRKTGKGFKDY
- a CDS encoding N-acetyltransferase family protein, whose translation is MQISFLTESDRGDWETLARGKDAYFDVERADESYDRTWRRLLDDDRIRGIAAKLDGAMVGIAHYLFHASIWYSGKCYLADLFVSENVRRKGVATALIEWVARDAEEHGFPSLYWNTLEDAPARALYDRVGKFHDGFILYTYKRQ
- a CDS encoding winged helix-turn-helix transcriptional regulator, which gives rise to MATAKAVTGTTTSWDPYTRGCPSRDLLDRIGDKWSILVLGELGKEGPCRFTQLRNRLAGVSEKMLTQTLRALERDGIVRRTVYPTVPVRVEYALTPLGESLRAPLKALTEWSVVHLNEVLDAREEYDNRASQSG